One part of the Dermacentor silvarum isolate Dsil-2018 chromosome 6, BIME_Dsil_1.4, whole genome shotgun sequence genome encodes these proteins:
- the LOC119456556 gene encoding uncharacterized protein LOC119456556, protein MAPAVISAIKSCIARFGIPDIVRTDNGPQFVSNEFAEFARSYGFRDETSSPRNPQSNGEAERMVRTMKDLLFKGPDPYLALLSYRDTPGPNGISPAQALMGRKLQTRLPKLPEQLVPSLPCHTSFREKDSWKKARQAMNYNRHHASSQLAPLSPGDYVCVTDTRCSGEVLSQAQRPRSYLVQTPRGVLQRNRRHLVFHSSEATPPQLAASPPVTPEIMQPAAPREDPSQTEVTPQETLTQTRSGRTCRDLSHKG, encoded by the coding sequence ATGGCACCAGCCGTTATCTCGGCGATCAAGAGCTGCATTGCCCGTTTTGGCATACCGGACATCGTCCGGACCGACAACGGACCGCAGTTTGTGTCCAACGAGTTCGCCGAGTTTGCGCGGTCATACGGCTTCCGTGACGAGACCAGCAGCCCGAGGAACCCCCAGAGCAATGGAGAGGCAGAGCGCATGGTGCGCACAATGAAAGACTTGCTCTTCAAAGGTCCTGATCCCTACCTTGCCTTACTGTCGTACCGCGACACGCCCGGTCCCAACGGTATTTCCCCGGCTCAAGCCCTGATGGGACGGAAATTACAAACTCGTCTCCCGAAACTACCGGAACAACTGGTGCCGTCGTTACCATGCCACACGAGTTTCAGGGAAAAGGACTCGTGGAAGAAGGCACGCCAAGCGATGAACTACAATCGCCATCATGCTTCAAGCCAATTGGCCCCTTTGAGTCCTGGAGACTATGTATGTGTCACTGACACACGCTGTAGTGGTGAAGTACTCTCACAGGCTCAGCGTCCACGGTCCTACCTGGTTCAGACCCCCAGAGGCGTCCTTCAGCGTAATCGTCGACACCTGGTATTTCATTCATCGGAAGCGACCCCACCTCAACTGGCAGCTTCTCCGCCTGTCACTCCCGAGATCATGCAGCCTGCAGCACCTCGGGAAGATCCATCGCAGACGGAAGTGACACCGCAGGAAACGCTGACACAGACTCGCAGCGGTCGGACTTGTAGGGACCTGTCCCATAAAGGGTGA